atatttatatatttatatttatttacaggTGGCAGTGCTGCCAGTAGAAGaaacattttaacaaaatggctgacaaaaacaaattcaaattcagtgctgggctgaaaacagtttggttcttttttttttttttaagaaaagaagaaaaaaaaaaaagaaccaaaaaggcaaaaacattTGTGTTGAAAGCGTCAACATgtgttattatatatatatatatatttatatataaatttttTTCTCCCAAAAGTGCAAATGTAGTGTTTTTGCTTCAAATAGCCTTATTGACTTCACCCAGAAATCACTGGAAGGTGAACCAGCAGTTGGCATGGACATGAGTATGAAAACCAAATTAAACACAAAGCGTATAACTGTAGATTTAGCGAGTCAATTAACTGAACAGATGCTTTCTGAGGAGGGGGAGCAAATAATAGTAGTTTTGCATTAACACAGCCATGCATTAGCAGCAATCTTCACACAATTTTCAATATATTTTCTGATAGCTTGTTTTCCTCAACAAACATGTAGCAGTCAAAACATGTGTGTAAGGTAcagtatatatctatatatatctaccTATACATATATagatgtgtgtatgtatgtatgtatgtatgtatgtatgtatatatatatatatatatatatatatatatatatatatatatatatatatatatatatatatatatatatatatatatatattttctattttctatttcTCTCACATTCACCCGCTCATTAGAATACACTTTGGAATTAAATGGCTTTTGGAggaaacaaatgtttaaaaaaaaaaaaaaaaaaaaaaaaaaaatcaatatcatGGACTAATTAGTTTCTATTCTATATTCTCTTTAAGCCAGTTAAATACTCTTCTtgcttttaaaaatagaaaactgCATCCAACTGCAAAACTATAAACCTCTGACACACGAGCActtgcgtgtgtttgtgtgcaacaAGCGTAAGCTACGTCTTCTataaatacagtacatttttaattgttctcttttcaacaaaaatagaataaaaaaaaaaagtttcatacattctagaaacaaacacacaactgGGTTGGTCAGTTTGCAGGGAAAGGGGGGCTGAGAGGGCGCGGTAAGAGGCAGGTCCAGGTGGAGGAAGTGGAAGGTACACAAGTACCCGCTCAGGAAGCTTTTTAAGGGTGCACTTTGAACGAGAGCAGTTCCTCTGAGTGCATATTGTTGAGCGAGCGCAGTTCAGGAAGTTTGAGCAGCAGCTTGGTGAATGTGGTGGCCGACTCGTCGCCGTGGTTCTGCATCACCAGGTTTCTCAGTGCTCGGATAAGTTTGTCCTGCAGAGCCTCCACTGATTTTAGGTCCTGGATCCCTGAGCGGTCTGAGCGGGAACAAATAGAGAGAGGGCATTATTACTGGAGAACTCCTTCCGTTGTGATAATACTGCTAGTTGTGCCGTTAAAATGTAGTCCATATATGTATAGTCTATGTTACTCACCAGCTGAGACAAGCACCACAGCGGTGAAGAGGCTCATTTCATCCGCACTGAGCCGCAGCGCCGCCAACTTCTCGCTGAACTCGCACATAGAGTTAAGGAGCTCGCCGGCACCCAATGAGCGTAGTGTGTCAAGGCTGTAGCATTTGCCACTCAGGAAGGTCACCGTCTGCTCGGCGATGTTGAACAAAGAGGCAAATCGAACCATCAGCACCTGGAAGCAAAAACAGGAATTAATTATTCAGACCATGACAAAGACTTTGATCAAACCAACAGAAATATACGAATAACTGTATTTCTTActttataatgtaataaatgCCTAATAGTCTCATCCCACTTTAAACCTTTGGCATCATACTTAAGAGCTGGGTCATTTCACTGCATACTGTAGTTGGTATAAGGCCAGGAATCTGCAACTTTGCACTGTAacaattttttctttaaagtaatTGAGGTTCAGCTCCTCGAAGAATCTGATAAGAATTTATTGGTGCACAGTTGAAATAAAAATTCGACAAGCCTCTTTCATTTCTATCCCAACTGTTATCAGAACAAATATTTGCCTGTGCACACAGCTGGCAGATTGCTCTCTGTGGCTCCTGTATTCCTGGTATTAACGACCCTGCACTGTCTGACTTCAAAGCGAGGACAAAATAACACGACTGTTTGTGTTCAGCCTGTTTGCCTTCTTACCTCAAAGGTTCCAGCCTTCAGCAGGCCGACTTGATCGTGCTCGGGAAGGTCGCGGAAGCCCGGAATCCCTTTGGCAAACTCGACCACTTCTCGCACGGCTGGTGTGAAGCTCATGGAGAACTCCTCCCAGACCTCCTGGCTGGGCTTGCTGGGGTCCACGTAAGGTGAGGTGTTCATCGGGCACAGCTGGAAAACCAAACAAGAAAGGTGTCAGTGTGACGAAAATTAATccagcttttgttttcattggaCTCAGAATTTCAAAGACCGAAAAATGAAATCACTCACCAAGTGTGCCCTATTATTCACACAGCTGGTTGGTCCATTATAACCATTTGAGGCAGATTGTGTGTGGAGCGCTGTCTGTTGTCTTTGGCTGTCTTCTGACTGTTCACAGCTAGGGGTGCTGTTGAACTGCTGCTGGTAACCTTCCCTCTCCCCCCTGTAGGCAGGGTTGGTGACTTGTTGGCCGCTACTGTAAGGACAGTTCTGATAATCTCTCACCGCCACGCTGTTGTTCCAGCAGTTCCACCTATCCTGCTGCTTCTCCATTCGGCTTTCACATCCCGTCTCCACGGAGACCATGGCAGGTGAGGTCTGACCTTGCGTTGGTGATCTCTGCTGGGTGAACGCTAAGGCATCTTGGTGCTGCCTGTTCAGTGTGACGAGTGCCTCGTCCTCACCGCTGTCCGATGAGCAGGATGAGCTTGAGGTGGTGTCCATAGAAACTACTGACTCGGAGTCCTGAGGGCACTGCGGGGAGGACGGGTTGGAACACGACGGCGAATCggaagcagaggaagaggaggaagaggatggaaAGGAGTTGGAGTCACTTGTCATGGCCTCCATGGGCAGCGGGGGGCTCTGGTGTCCTTGGAGCATGCTGTGTAACTGGCTGTTGTTGCTCATCATGTTGTTCATGGCGTTCTGCATCTCCAGCAGCatcctctgtttttctctttttgggaTCCGGCCAAATCTAACAGCTGAGAGAGAACAGGCCATTAAGTTTACTACGCTTTTAGCGTAAACATAAATCATGGGGTGTTTTTTGCTTTCTGAATGTAAATAAATCTTAACTCTCACCATCTCTAGACATGCCAACAGCCAGGCACTTCTTAAAGCGACACTGCTGACAGCGGTTGCGGTTTATCCTCATGATGGTGCAGTTCTCCATCTTTAGACACTTCTTATATTGGATGTTCTGCTGGATGCTCCTCCTGAAGAAGCCCTAAAAACAAATTCCCAAGTTGCCCCAGTGATGAGCATGAGCCATGTGCACAAGAGGATGcgaatttaatttttaatgaatCCTTCTAGGGATGCGTCTCACCTTGCATCCTTCACAAGCATGGACGCCGTAGTGGAAGCCTGACGCCACATCCCCACACACTTTGCACAGCAGCACCATGCCGTTgatttctttaaagaaaaagatgagCAGGGGTTCACCACATGCGAGACATAAATAAGCGTGCTGATCATAAAATGAAGGCTTTAGTGCTTACTTGTGATGCTGCTCTTTGCAGACGCAGAAGAACGGCCGGCCTTTTCGCCGCCATGGCCACGCGGGCTGCCGTTCTTGCCCGGTGGAGCAATATCCACTACCATGCCTACGGCCCTGCTGGGCAGCGAGGGCCGGGAAGGAGTTGGTGACGTCGACAGGTAGCCGCTGCTGGAGCTGCTGCTCATACAGGACTCTGGGCTGGGGGCGGACCTGGAGGAAATATAGGCAATGACACCTcctgcagacagaaagaaagaggacGAGAGGGTCACTTTAAAGCAGGGAAAGACTATTTACTTATATACTTGCTCCATCCAAAAACTATGAATTTAGTCGTTCTCAACATAGAAATTCAGACGCAACTTACTGCTGTTGTTCTAATACACACATGGGCAAAATATGGCCTGGAAAAATCAACAAGAAGCAACATTATCCTTAAGAATCTCGAGGCAAAATAGCTTTAATGTACTGCTGTTTAACTTCATTCCAATACAATGGATTTCATCGGTGGCCTGTGCAGAGATGCTTATAAAAGAACTGGCTAATGTAAATGTTCATACAGCATTTGAGGTGGATTTTTCTTTCAGCATTAATTTCACTGTATCCTACAACTTTTGCTTACGTTGTCTGTCAGAATGGCCTTTGGGGGGTGGTGGTCCACCCTCGTTCTAACAAAAATGTGAACTAGTGCAAACACACAAGGTAAACACCGCTATCTGTGGACGTGTGATAGCTTGTTTCCATGTAAACCTGATACCAAGAATTATGGTGCATTGCAGCCGTATCAGCATATCCAGATATTTGTCTTCCTGACGGTACAAAACATCAATCGTGCCAACTCTTATTGTGAAACAGAAACGGTAACGggaataaaacaataacacaaACATCTACAGTAGAAACAGGTGCCTCTGACACACCCAGACAGCACAGCAGTCCAGCGTGTGCGGTTCCTGGTTGGCTTATTCAACACTGTGATTGACCTGTTTTATCACCTCCAGTGCTTACTGGTTGGATAACACTGTTACATAACAAGCCTGGGTCTCTGTGCTATGGGAGCGTGCTCCAATGACTTAACGACTAGACGGGGTCAGTGAAGCACCAGAGCAAGGCAACACGTGTAGGAGGCAAGTAACACAAAGGGAAAACATCCACCATGTGTTATGTAATGACATGTTCGGCAAGAAAATCTCAGCGGGCTGGCCCCGTGTTTTAGCCCCGCAGCTTTTATAACAACAGATCTACAGACGTGTCTGCTTTACGTGTTCATGAAAGTCCTTCAAATTTAAAATAACCTGTTAATTCCCTCAGGGCAAACTTTTCCAGTTTGACGTGTTGAAGTGAATGAATGGGAAGCAAGGTGGTGTAGTTGTTAAATGCCAAACATGCTTTGTATGATGAAGTTCAAAAACAAGGTTTACTGAGAAAACTGTGCATCTGCGGGTCTTCTGTAAAAGCTCTTGAGACCCTTCAGTTTGGAAGCCCATGGCCTTTTTATGCCACTaactttaaaagttttaaagtaTAAAAGTAGTCGCTAGTTAAGACCTGATATTGTATAATTCTTTGTAATTCTGTGTAACTTCTAATTCTTACTTCATGTaccttttaaatatattttgaagCTGTGTGTTATAGTACTGAGCATGACTGGTGACAGAtattcaatacatttaaatatatataaactcGTGTGTTGTGCTACTTTTCAAAGAGCACCGTCTGTGCTAAGTCATTCTGGGTCACACCAGTGCCACCCCGTTTATAAACTCCTGGAAACGCCCCTGCCAAACATACTTGGGAAATTTCCATGAATATAACATGTACGTGTGAAGAGTCGGGGTTTACTGGAATATCTGCGTGAAAGCTGAACTGTTTTTCTTCATTAACCCTTTCTTTAAAAAGCCCCTTGGTGCCAGAGGCCGCGGCAGACGATTACCTAACCCGAGCCATGACTGCTCTCTTTCACGGCCCTCCCACACGTGGACTTGTCATGAATTTCTATGAAAGCGAAACGCCAAgcggacagaaaaaaaaaaaaaaaatctaggtCAGCTCGCTGCTGTCTCTCTCCGGCTCACGTGTACCCCGCAGAAGAGCCTCGCGCCAGGAGAGCCGCATTCAGAGTGGATTATGCAACACCCTACGTCACGGGCTTCGTCCCGACCAATCGGAGTAGAGCAGCGCCGAAGCGTGCGCCCAAGAAGGGAACACCCCTCGACCAATCAGAGCAGTGTTCCCTGGGAGCGTATACACAGAGGCACATGGCCAGGCTACGCTGTCCATGTGAGAGGGCTCGGGGAAGTGGAACACTGTTGTTGTGTCAAATGTAAACGCCGCAGCGCCTCACTGGCACTCCTAACCCCGTTTTAAAACACGGTAATACAGGGAAAATACGTCTATTAGCACACTTTAAACCTGCGACAATTTAACGTAACACAAGTGTATAGAAAAACTATGATGGTGTTCAAACGTGAAGTCTTGATTATTGCGTTGAAATACTGTCCACTCGCTAGGACGCCATTCATTCACGTCCTGCTGTTTAAAGCACCTTAAATCCCTTATTATTCACTAAACAACTGCAtgacacacaggtacacacaagTACAAGTCAATGTCACGCATGACTTTAATGGGAAGCCCATCCACAAACTGTCAAaagcccacataattaaacttttttgtaataaatgtattaaacgCAGTTGACACCgttaattaagaaaaaaacaaaatactgcAGCAGTAGCGTCTCTGCACAGTGCATGCAATGGATGTGACAGGCTTAAATATCTATTATTTTAactattaaagaaaaacaaacttacCAGGCTTGGCTGTCCCAATGTCCTCAGGCATCTCCGATCAATTAattaagaattttttttaaaaaaaaaatgtaaaagtccAACAGATATCTGACTAAACTCGCACGGTCTATCAGGACTTATTCTGCCACTTCACACATCAGCGACTGGGACTAAACTCTAGTAGTCAAAGACGGTGCACGAGCTCACATCGAGCTTCTATTTCGGGAAAATTCTGCAGGTCCAACTCAGTGAGTCATGAAGGCGCGTCTGAGAAAGAGCAGGTCGAGTACAGGCAGCTGAATAGGGAGGAACTCCCCCCTCTTTTTTCGCCGTGTTTGTGACTGCGGGTTCGTGGAGAGAACTAAATGTTCTCAATAGTGGGCTCGCCCATGTGACCATTTGTCAGCCACGCCCCTCCGCCTGGGCTGCTCGAGCCACTTTAACCCAGTGACACACTTTCAGGACACTGGTGGGGGCGGAGCCAAGCGGCCCGTCGACGTAACAGAGGACTGGGTAACAGCGGTCACGTTGCAAAGCACAACGTGAAGGGGAGAAGCCCCAAAAGCTCCGCAGTTCCCGCTGCGGCTGCAGGCGAACCGTTTAGTTATTCAAGTTCGACTGAATAACGCTTCTCCTTCCCCTCACAGCCCGCCAGACACGCACGGCCCCGTGTTTCTGTGCACAGTCGCCAACTGTCGAGTTTTTCTAGTCAGTCACCACGACTTTGAATCT
This sequence is a window from Oreochromis aureus strain Israel breed Guangdong linkage group 11, ZZ_aureus, whole genome shotgun sequence. Protein-coding genes within it:
- the nr1d2a gene encoding nuclear receptor subfamily 1 group D member 2a encodes the protein MPEDIGTAKPGGVIAYISSRSAPSPESCMSSSSSSGYLSTSPTPSRPSLPSRAVGMVVDIAPPGKNGSPRGHGGEKAGRSSASAKSSITKINGMVLLCKVCGDVASGFHYGVHACEGCKGFFRRSIQQNIQYKKCLKMENCTIMRINRNRCQQCRFKKCLAVGMSRDAVRFGRIPKREKQRMLLEMQNAMNNMMSNNSQLHSMLQGHQSPPLPMEAMTSDSNSFPSSSSSSSASDSPSCSNPSSPQCPQDSESVVSMDTTSSSSCSSDSGEDEALVTLNRQHQDALAFTQQRSPTQGQTSPAMVSVETGCESRMEKQQDRWNCWNNSVAVRDYQNCPYSSGQQVTNPAYRGEREGYQQQFNSTPSCEQSEDSQRQQTALHTQSASNGYNGPTSCVNNRAHLLCPMNTSPYVDPSKPSQEVWEEFSMSFTPAVREVVEFAKGIPGFRDLPEHDQVGLLKAGTFEVLMVRFASLFNIAEQTVTFLSGKCYSLDTLRSLGAGELLNSMCEFSEKLAALRLSADEMSLFTAVVLVSADRSGIQDLKSVEALQDKLIRALRNLVMQNHGDESATTFTKLLLKLPELRSLNNMHSEELLSFKVHP